In the Streptomyces spororaveus genome, TGGTCGCTCTGCGCCAGCTGCTCGGCCTCGACGACCAGCGCGTCCTTGGCCGCACGGGCCTCGTCCGTCTGCTTGGCCTTGGCGACCTTGCGCTCCTCGCGCCGGGACTCCACGGTCGTGACCAGCTTGTCCAGCCGCACCCGCAGGGCGTCCAGGTCACCCACGGCGTGGTGCTCGTCGACCTGCGTGCGCAGGTGGTCGATCGCCGTCTGGGCGTCCTTGGCGGACAGATCAGTGGTCCGCACCCGCTTTTCGAGGAGGCCGATCTCGACCACAAGGCCCTCGTACTTGCGCTCGAAATAGGCCAGGGCCTCCTCAGGGGTGCCGGCCTGCCACGATCCGACGACCTGCTCGCCATCGGAAGTACGCACGTACACGGTGCCCGTCTCGTCGACTCGGCCCCACGGGTCGCTGCTCACAGCGCCTCCTCCACCTGATGCCTTGCGAGGGGTTCACCCCCTGGGCATCGTCCACAGTTTCCTGGGGCGGGCAGCGCCCGCCCTGCACAACGCCAACATAGGCGACCGCCGGGCCGGCTGTCCGCATCCCGCACGACGGAATATCGGCGTGCGGGCGGCGGGCCGGCCGGGCCCGGGGTCGGCGCACCACGTCAGTTCTGGGTGACCGTGCCCTTCTCGATCTTCACCTCGGTCTTGGGCGCGCCGTCCTGGCCGCCGTCGACCGTACCGGCCTTCGCGATGTCTTCGAGGACCTTCAGGCCGGCCGCGTCGATCTTGCCGAACGGCGTGTACGTCGGCGTCAGCGGGCTGTCCTTGTAGACCAGGAAGAACTGGCTGCCGCCCGAGCCGGGCTGACCCGTGTTGGCCATGGCGACCGTGCCCGCCGGGTAGACGACCTGGCCCTGCTCGTTGGCCTTGCCCAGCGAGTCCAGGTTCTCGTCCGGGATGTTGTAGCCCGGGCCGCCGCGGCCGGTGCCCTCGGGGTCACCGCACTGGAGCACGAAGATCCCGCTGGTCGTCAGCCGGTGGCACTTGGTGTTGTCGAAGTAGCCCTTGTCGGCGAGCGACTTGAACGAGTTCACCGTCTGCGGGGTCTTCGCCGCGTCCATCGCGAAGTTGATGTCACCCGCGCTGGTCTTCAGCGCGAAGGTGTACTTCGCCTTCTGGTCGATCGCCATCTCCGGCGAGGGGGACTGCTTGGGTGCGGGCTCGGACGCCGAGGCCGACGGGTTCGCGGACGGGTCCGCGGCCTGGTCCTTCTTGTCCTTGTCGAAGACACCGCCGACGATCAGGCCCACCAGGGTCGCGACGACGACGGCCACCGCCGCGCCGATCACGGCCGCGCGCTGACGCGACTTCCGCCGGGCCTCGGCCCGGCGCTTCTGCTGGCGCTCGTACTTCTCCTTGGCGAGCTGTCGCCGTCGCTGATCGCTCGTGACCACCGGGTCGTCTCCTTGTGCGTGTCTGCTACTGCTGTCCGGGCTGGGATAGGCCGTACCGTATATGGGTTCGCTGTGTAATGAGCGGCGCCGGTAGGCTCTGAGCAGCAGCATTCCTGTCTGCAGCCTCCCGCCGGACGACGATTGAGGACGAACGTGCTGATTGCCGGGTTCCCCGCAGGCGCTTGGGGCACCAACTGCTACGTGGTCGCCCCCGCCGCCGGTGAGGAGTGCGTCATCATCGACCCGGGCCATCAGGCCGCCCAGGGTGTCGAGGAGACGCTGAGGAAGCATCGGCTCAAGCCCGTCGCGGTCGTGCTGACCCATGGACACATCGATCATGTGGCCTCGGTGGTCCCGGTGTGCGGAGCACACGACGTACCGGCCTGGATCCACCCCGAGGACCGCTACATGATGAGCGACCCGGAGAAGGCCCTCGGCCGCTCCATCGGGATGCCCCTCATGGGCGAGCTGACCGTGGGGGAGCCGGACGACGTCCGCGAGCTGGCCGACGGCGCCGCCCTGAAATTGGCCGGAATGGACTTCTCCGTGGCGCACGCGCCGGGGCATACCAAGGGGTCGGTGACCTTCCGGATGCCCGAGCTGGCCGACATCCCGCCGGTCTTCTTCTCGGGTGACCTGCT is a window encoding:
- a CDS encoding peptidylprolyl isomerase — encoded protein: MVTSDQRRRQLAKEKYERQQKRRAEARRKSRQRAAVIGAAVAVVVATLVGLIVGGVFDKDKKDQAADPSANPSASASEPAPKQSPSPEMAIDQKAKYTFALKTSAGDINFAMDAAKTPQTVNSFKSLADKGYFDNTKCHRLTTSGIFVLQCGDPEGTGRGGPGYNIPDENLDSLGKANEQGQVVYPAGTVAMANTGQPGSGGSQFFLVYKDSPLTPTYTPFGKIDAAGLKVLEDIAKAGTVDGGQDGAPKTEVKIEKGTVTQN
- a CDS encoding MBL fold metallo-hydrolase — protein: MLIAGFPAGAWGTNCYVVAPAAGEECVIIDPGHQAAQGVEETLRKHRLKPVAVVLTHGHIDHVASVVPVCGAHDVPAWIHPEDRYMMSDPEKALGRSIGMPLMGELTVGEPDDVRELADGAALKLAGMDFSVAHAPGHTKGSVTFRMPELADIPPVFFSGDLLFAGSIGRTDLPGGSHAEMLESLGRVCLPLDDSTVVLSGHGPQTTIGRERATNPYLREVAAGLGDGTAAPRRGM